CCGGCGTACGCTCGCCCCTTGCCGGGCCGGCGCGGTGAGCGGGGAGCGGAGCCGGCGCATCCCCACGCCCGGGGCtcgcccccgccgcccgcgctgCGCTGGGCGGGGGTCGCAGCGGAGCGGGGGGCGGCGGTGcccgcggcgggcggcgggggcgggcggagGCGGGCgccccgcgggcggcggggcgaGGGAGGAGGAGCGGCGGCCGCCGGAGGATGGGAGCGAGCGGCGGAGccgcggagcggcgcgggggcaaggccgggagcgcggcggcgggcgccgCGGCATCGCCCGCGTAGGGCGGCGCGGGAGCCGGGCGGCGCCGCGGCCATGGAGAGGGCGAGCCCGGCGGCGGGCAAGCTGAAcgccggcggccgcggggcgggcgatgggcacggccccgccgGCGGTGCCCagccgcgggcggcggcggcgggcagcgCCGAGCCGGGCGAGCTCATCGGACGGGCGCTGGATTTCAAGAGCGAAGGGGCGCAGTGCTACAAGGACAAGAAATTCCGGGAGGCCATCGGCAAGTACCACCGcgccctgctggagctgaaggcgctgctgctgctgctgagccaggagcCGGCCGGGCAGcgccctcccgccgccgccgccgcggcggGGCTGAGCGAGGAGCAGCGGCAGGCGGTGGAGGCCATCGAGGTCGACTGCTACAACAGCCTGGCAGGTCAGCGGGAccgcgggcggggggcggcgggtCCCCACCTGCGCCGCGCACACCTCCCTCCCCCTCCGCAGAGCAGCGCtgccgccccgctccgctcgCCGCATCTCCTTCCCTTCCGCTGGCTTCCATTTTCGCGTTCGCGCTCCCGCTGGGCACAGCCGTGTTGCTCCAGGCAGCGCTGGGGATGGGGCGCACGACCGCTCCTGGCGCTCGGGCTCGCCCGCGACCCCCAGCCCTTCTCCCGGGCGGCTCCATCCGCCCCCCGATGAATCCGTGCCCTCCTCCCCCGGGAGACAAGTGGCAGGGCGGCGGTGCGTGCGTGGGGCGCTCCGGCTGACAGAAATCGTGGTTCGTGAAATGGCCAAGATTGCTTGCTGCGCTGTACCCTCAGACCGAAATGTCCTTCAGTCCCTTCGCCACAGCTCCGGCTCTGGAGCCTGTAATTAATGGTATTACAGAGAGACGGACTCCTACCACATTTGATGTAAGGAAGGGGAAGGGTTTGGGCGCAACTGCAATATCTCCAAATAGTTCTaccagatttaaaaataattttttggcTTCTAAGCATTGAAAGTTGAAAGCCAACACAGTCCTGGCTTTTCGCTAGCTTCCAATCATCACTGTGGTCAGTAGACATTTGATCATGCATCCCTTTGCTCCTTGCCATCTGTTtagaagtgctgcagaaagatggagaggagTGGTGGGGGGTTTAACTACTTTGTAGTCTGATTCTAAAGTCGTTACAGAAACAGAACTCCTGTTGACTTCAAGAAGCTTTATCCAAACAAGTGC
This portion of the Vidua chalybeata isolate OUT-0048 chromosome 6, bVidCha1 merged haplotype, whole genome shotgun sequence genome encodes:
- the TTC9 gene encoding tetratricopeptide repeat protein 9A, with amino-acid sequence MERASPAAGKLNAGGRGAGDGHGPAGGAQPRAAAAGSAEPGELIGRALDFKSEGAQCYKDKKFREAIGKYHRALLELKALLLLLSQEPAGQRPPAAAAAAGLSEEQRQAVEAIEVDCYNSLAACLLQAELVNYERVKEYCLKVLQKEGENFKALYRSGVAFYHLGDFNKALYYLKEARSRQPTDTNVIRYIQLTEMKLSRCSQREKETL